From the Priestia koreensis genome, one window contains:
- a CDS encoding lactonase family protein, producing MAKNTFIGYVGTYTRGDSEGIYTFSLDTAEKRLSQTALAAEIENPTYLAITKDNKSLYSVKKDGDLGGVASFEVNPETGDLSYLNHRLLEGPPPCHVSVDKEFATVLATNYHRGSVETFIVDQQDRSLEEAISVVRHEGSGLDPERQEKAHTHYAGFTPDQKFVVAVDLGIDKILTYKLNDGKLTQVHSLTVKAGSGPRHLVFHPNRKWAYVMTELSSEVIVLAYNEKNGSFEEIQYLSTLPEGFTENNQGSAIHISSDGRYLYAGNRGHNSIALFWINQASGQLDFVEHTSTEGNWPRDFVLDPSENFVVASNQESNNLVLFSRDVESGKLTLLQSVPVPEPVCVKFLHA from the coding sequence ATGGCAAAAAACACATTTATTGGCTACGTTGGTACTTATACGAGAGGTGATAGTGAAGGGATTTATACCTTTTCACTAGATACAGCTGAAAAACGTTTAAGTCAAACAGCTCTAGCAGCAGAAATTGAAAACCCTACATATTTAGCAATTACAAAAGACAATAAGTCTCTCTATTCTGTCAAAAAAGACGGGGACCTAGGCGGAGTTGCTTCATTTGAAGTAAACCCTGAAACAGGAGACCTTTCGTATTTAAATCATCGCTTGCTTGAAGGCCCCCCTCCCTGTCATGTCAGCGTAGATAAGGAATTTGCAACTGTTCTCGCGACAAATTATCATCGTGGATCTGTTGAAACCTTTATCGTTGATCAACAGGATCGTTCATTAGAAGAAGCGATTTCCGTTGTTAGACACGAAGGATCAGGTCTTGATCCCGAGCGTCAAGAAAAAGCCCATACCCATTATGCAGGCTTTACGCCTGATCAGAAGTTTGTCGTAGCGGTCGATCTTGGAATCGATAAAATCCTTACGTACAAGCTAAATGATGGAAAGCTTACGCAAGTTCATAGCTTAACAGTAAAAGCAGGAAGCGGACCAAGACACCTTGTCTTCCATCCAAATCGAAAATGGGCATATGTCATGACAGAGTTAAGCTCTGAAGTTATTGTCCTTGCTTATAACGAAAAAAATGGTAGCTTTGAAGAAATTCAATACCTTTCCACCCTGCCAGAAGGATTTACGGAAAACAACCAAGGAAGTGCGATTCACATCTCTTCTGATGGTCGCTACCTTTATGCAGGAAACCGCGGTCATAACAGCATTGCTCTATTCTGGATTAACCAGGCGAGCGGGCAGCTTGACTTTGTTGAACATACGTCAACAGAAGGAAACTGGCCACGTGATTTTGTTTTAGATCCGTCTGAAAACTTCGTAGTGGCGTCTAACCAAGAGTCAAATAACCTGGTTTTATTTTCTCGTGACGTAGAAAGTGGAAAATTAACTCTTCTACAGTCCGTTCCGGTTCCGGAGCCAGTTTGTGTAAAATTCTTACACGCATAA
- a CDS encoding peroxiredoxin: protein MFEEVTETIAIPRVGDKAPSFEAVTTKGKLMLEDYRGKWLILFSHPSSFSPVCATELVGFQEIYPLLKDYGVELLGLSVDSLSAHLAWLRGIEQSFNTSVEYPIIADKDQSVATKYGMIMPGESHTETTRAVFILDQEHVIRSIMYYPISTGRNMKELVRLVQALQTAQMHDVYTPANWEPGDKVLVAPPKTQDDMGRASDEDIEQIDWYVGKKIL, encoded by the coding sequence ATGTTCGAAGAAGTGACTGAAACCATTGCCATTCCAAGGGTTGGTGATAAGGCACCAAGCTTTGAAGCCGTAACAACCAAAGGGAAACTAATGCTCGAAGACTATCGTGGGAAGTGGCTTATTTTATTTTCGCATCCGAGTTCTTTTTCGCCCGTTTGTGCAACAGAGCTCGTTGGTTTCCAGGAGATTTATCCTCTTTTAAAAGACTATGGCGTCGAATTATTAGGCTTAAGCGTTGATAGTTTATCTGCTCATCTCGCTTGGCTTCGGGGCATTGAACAAAGCTTTAATACGAGCGTAGAATACCCGATTATCGCCGACAAAGATCAAAGCGTGGCAACGAAGTATGGAATGATTATGCCTGGTGAGAGTCACACTGAAACCACTCGTGCGGTGTTTATTCTTGATCAAGAACATGTGATCCGTTCCATCATGTATTATCCCATCAGCACAGGACGAAATATGAAAGAGTTGGTTCGTCTCGTACAAGCATTGCAAACGGCACAGATGCACGACGTCTACACGCCTGCTAATTGGGAGCCTGGTGACAAAGTATTAGTAGCCCCACCTAAAACTCAAGATGACATGGGAAGGGCGAGTGACGAAGACATTGAACAAATTGATTGGTACGTAGGGAAAAAGATACTATGA
- the fumC gene encoding class II fumarate hydratase — translation MEYRVERDTLGEINVPKEKLWGAQTQRSKENFPIGHETMPLEVIQAFALLKKGAAISNQKLHKLSNEKAEAITEAADEVLEGKWNEHFPLVVWQTGSGTQSNMNMNEVLANRGNQLLEEKGSSERLHPNDDVNMSQSSNDTFPTALHVAGVLAIENKLLPSIQVLSKTFEEKMDAFHDIIKIGRTHLQDATPLTLGQEVSGWHHMLIKSENMIQESVQYMKELAIGGTAVGTGINAHPQFGDFVAESISGFTNKPFTSASNKFHALTSHDQVVYAHGALKALAADLMKIANDVRWLASGPRSGIGEITIPANEPGSSIMPGKVNPTQSEALTMVAAQVLGNDVTIGVAASQGNFELNVFKPVIIYNFLQSVQLLSDAMRSFNDKCAVGIQPNYDTIEHNLKNSLMLVTALNSHIGYENAAKIAKLAHQEGTTLKEATLKLGLLSEEEFDTYVDPRKMISPQE, via the coding sequence ATGGAATATCGGGTTGAACGAGATACGTTAGGTGAAATAAATGTACCAAAGGAAAAATTGTGGGGAGCACAGACACAGCGGAGCAAAGAAAATTTTCCAATCGGCCATGAAACGATGCCGCTTGAAGTAATTCAAGCCTTTGCGCTTTTGAAAAAAGGCGCTGCGATTAGCAATCAAAAGCTTCATAAGTTGTCCAATGAAAAAGCAGAAGCGATTACAGAGGCAGCAGACGAAGTATTAGAAGGAAAATGGAACGAACACTTCCCGCTTGTTGTTTGGCAAACGGGTAGTGGGACACAGTCAAATATGAATATGAATGAGGTGCTTGCTAATCGAGGGAATCAGCTTCTAGAGGAAAAGGGGAGCAGTGAACGACTTCATCCAAATGATGATGTCAACATGTCTCAAAGTTCAAATGATACGTTTCCGACTGCTCTTCATGTAGCAGGTGTTCTCGCGATTGAGAACAAACTTCTTCCGTCGATACAAGTCCTGTCAAAAACATTTGAAGAAAAGATGGATGCGTTTCACGACATTATTAAAATAGGACGTACGCACCTGCAGGATGCGACGCCTTTAACACTCGGACAGGAAGTAAGCGGCTGGCATCATATGCTGATCAAAAGCGAGAACATGATTCAAGAGAGCGTTCAGTATATGAAGGAACTAGCGATTGGCGGAACAGCCGTCGGCACAGGAATCAACGCTCATCCTCAGTTTGGTGACTTTGTTGCGGAATCGATTAGTGGGTTTACGAACAAGCCATTTACATCTGCTAGTAATAAATTTCACGCGCTCACGAGTCATGACCAAGTTGTGTACGCACATGGAGCGCTAAAAGCATTAGCTGCAGACCTCATGAAAATAGCGAACGACGTCAGATGGCTGGCGAGCGGCCCGAGAAGTGGAATTGGAGAAATTACGATTCCGGCCAATGAGCCAGGAAGTAGTATTATGCCTGGTAAGGTAAATCCAACCCAAAGTGAAGCCCTCACTATGGTAGCAGCGCAGGTTTTAGGAAATGATGTGACGATCGGGGTGGCGGCAAGCCAAGGAAACTTTGAATTGAATGTGTTTAAGCCCGTCATTATTTATAACTTCTTACAGTCCGTTCAATTATTAAGCGATGCGATGCGCTCGTTTAATGACAAATGTGCGGTTGGAATTCAGCCGAATTATGATACGATCGAGCATAATTTAAAAAACTCCCTCATGCTCGTAACGGCTCTTAATTCGCATATTGGCTATGAAAATGCGGCTAAAATCGCCAAGTTGGCGCATCAAGAAGGAACAACGTTAAAAGAGGCAACGTTAAAGCTTGGGCTTCTTTCAGAAGAAGAGTTTGACACGTATGTCGATCCACGAAAGATGATTTCGCCACAAGAATAA
- a CDS encoding threonine/serine exporter family protein produces MSIVEQLITSFIASAAFVILFNVPKESLIKCGFVGMIGWVVYFSMTSYGMDPVISTVTASFFIAVISQLFAKYYKTPIIIFTVAGIIPLVPGGLAYDAMRNFVQNDYNMAIGLAAKAFMISGSIAIGIVFSEVINQLIRRTKLNARA; encoded by the coding sequence ATGAGCATAGTCGAACAACTCATTACGAGTTTTATTGCTTCAGCCGCGTTTGTTATTTTATTTAATGTTCCTAAAGAGTCACTTATCAAGTGTGGTTTCGTTGGGATGATTGGCTGGGTTGTTTATTTTTCCATGACGTCATACGGTATGGACCCAGTGATTAGCACTGTTACTGCTTCATTCTTTATCGCCGTTATTAGTCAGCTTTTTGCCAAATACTACAAAACACCGATTATCATTTTTACTGTTGCAGGAATTATCCCTCTCGTACCTGGAGGATTGGCGTATGATGCCATGCGAAACTTCGTACAAAACGATTACAATATGGCAATCGGATTAGCTGCCAAAGCATTTATGATTTCCGGTTCCATCGCGATTGGAATTGTGTTCTCAGAAGTCATTAACCAACTAATACGACGAACAAAACTGAATGCCAGAGCATAA
- a CDS encoding threonine/serine exporter family protein: MQEKLNRYDIMDVSLLAGKIMLESGAETYRVEDTMERIAASFGIPKSHSYVTPTGIMFSIETKEPTKTKLIRISERTTDLKKVTLVNSISRRISRGEIELEDAYEALEEIQSSTMPFPFVLQILAAAISSGCFLIMFEGSWIDFVPAMIAGGCGFITSVSLQRLIPIKFISEFAASLILGVISFLFVYVGIGSQLDKIIISSVMPLVPGLLITNAVRDLMAGHLISGLSKGAEAFLTAFAIGAGIAAIFTVF, encoded by the coding sequence ATGCAAGAAAAATTAAACAGATACGACATCATGGATGTGAGCCTTTTAGCAGGTAAGATTATGCTAGAAAGTGGCGCCGAAACATATCGCGTAGAAGATACAATGGAGCGTATCGCTGCTTCATTCGGAATTCCGAAATCGCATAGCTATGTGACGCCTACTGGCATCATGTTCTCCATTGAAACGAAGGAACCAACGAAAACAAAACTCATTCGAATCTCAGAGCGCACAACCGATTTAAAAAAGGTGACGCTGGTCAATAGTATTTCAAGACGAATTAGCCGTGGTGAAATTGAACTTGAAGATGCTTACGAGGCCCTCGAAGAAATTCAATCTTCTACGATGCCTTTTCCTTTTGTTCTTCAAATACTTGCTGCAGCTATTTCGAGCGGCTGTTTTTTAATTATGTTTGAAGGCTCTTGGATTGATTTTGTTCCTGCCATGATTGCAGGCGGCTGCGGATTTATTACTTCTGTATCACTACAGCGTTTAATTCCGATTAAATTTATCTCCGAGTTTGCAGCATCCCTTATACTCGGCGTCATTTCGTTTTTATTTGTCTATGTGGGAATCGGAAGTCAGTTGGATAAAATCATTATTTCTTCTGTCATGCCATTAGTACCTGGGCTTTTAATTACAAATGCTGTACGTGATTTAATGGCTGGACACTTAATATCAGGCCTATCTAAAGGAGCAGAAGCTTTTTTAACGGCATTTGCTATCGGTGCAGGTATTGCAGCTATTTTTACCGTTTTTTAA